The Archaeoglobaceae archaeon DNA segment CTTCTTTCTCTACAAAAGTTCTAACGACCAACTCAACGAGTTTTGTATAATCTTCTGGTTCGAAATATTTGTGGGGGTTGTTTAGCATTTCATCATACTCCAATCCGCTTACTTCTCCCAGATTTTATTCACATATATTACTCTCCCACGCCAGTCAACAATGACAACTGCGGAAGAGAGCTCATCCACTACTGTCTTCCAATCTATATTTTCCACAGGTATAAATGCTACAAATTATTTAAAAATTTTTTGGATAATTTTCCTTTGTAAATTACTGAAAGTTCATTTTTCTTCGTATACTTCAAAGAACTTTTTAACCCTTCTCTTACCTCTCAATATAAATCTGAGTGTATTCAAAATGCCACCTTGCTTAAATTTGTAGCATTTTTTTGGCTCAAATTCGAGAATTTCACCTTTTTGGGTTAAGGTTCCGTATAATGTAATTGATCTGATATTCTTTACGAACTCATTGTGTGAATGAAAAAGCAAACAAGCCTTCTTTGTCTTAATATCGAACTGCAAACCCTTTGGCTTCGGGAGCACTATCCTTTTTTCCAGAATTCTAAACTTAGTCGAAGGGAAGCTGATTGGGTAACCATTGGCGGAAAATGAGACTATTGCCCTTTCAAACCCCTTCAAAAGTTTTTCAAGCTTCAAAATCTCACCTCCAAGACTTCAGGAGGCTTATCTAAATTACCATCCTGCCAAACAAGTATCTTTTGAGGTTTCACTTCGATGACTATTCTGTAGACATACCAATCCATCAGCTTTTTAGCCATCGGAGACATTAGTTCTTCAACCATTTTAGCCACGACAGTCTTTTTCCACGAGTCTTTTTGGTTTATCATTAGATTCATGATATAGCCCATATTTTTCTCTATGTCTTCGTCAACTTTTGCCAGACCGTACACCAAAACAACCGCATTTTCCTCAATGCCACTGTATTTCGAGTTGCTAAACAGTATAGAAACCATTGGATTCCTCTTAACACAACTTACCTTCTTATAAAAAGCTGGCGAAGTGGTAATCACTATTGATTTCCTTTTCGAATCGTAATAAGGAAGAACTGCGATCGTTCTTGGTGTCTCTCCATCCATATACGTAAACTCCGCAGTAAGATATCTATCAAATATATCTTCAATCCATTCAGGTATTTCCACGGATTTCCTAATTTCTTCAGATTTTATCATATAATTAAAGATTGTTCTTTTTAATTATTAGCTTTTCTCATACCGGGCATGAGTTCAAATATTCGTTCTAATTCTTTTTTCTTCAAGTTTGAGCTGAAAACAAAAATAAATCGGCTGATCATCGTAGCTGAAATCGGGAGTTTTATAAAGCTCCACGGCTATTTTGTGAGTGTGAAAAGTTTTTACGAAATCACTTTTTAAAATTGTGGTGAAATGGGGCCGCCGAGATTTGAACTCGGGTCACCGGCACCCCAAGCCGAGAGGATACCCAGGCTACCCCACGGCCCCCTTTTAAGCTATAATGTCGATGGTTTTTAAAGGCTTTTGCTTTTCTGGTTTCAATTTTGATAAAATTTTTGAACAGTTTTCACCTCGAAACGACATGAAAATAGTTGGGATTGTGGGTAGTCCGAGAACTGAAAGCAACAGCGAGATTCTGGTTAAAAAAGTTTTAGAAGGGGCTAAATCTAAGGGCGCAGAAGTTGGTATATTTAAAATAAATGAGCTGAGCATAAACTGGTGTCAGGGATGTTTTTACTGCCAGGTTCATGGAGAATGTCAGCAAAAGGACGATATGCAAAAGATCTACGAAGCCATAAGAAGTGCAGAGGGATTGGTTATTGGAACTCCGATATACATGGGTCATGTCACCGCGCAGACAAAAACCTTCCTTGACAGACTTCTTGCAACGATAAACGTTCTAAGAGGAGAATCTAAGCTTGCGGGAAAGAAACTCGTGCTTGTCTATACTCAGGGGAGGGGGAACGATGGAGAAGCAGTTATGAAAGAGCTCGGAAAGAGATTTTCAAATTTCGGCATGAAACTCGTGGGAATTGTAGGTGGAAATGGGCTAAATGAAGCTGGGACTGTTAGGGAGAGAGAAGATCTGCTAAAATCCGCTTATCAGCTCGGTCTTCAGCTTATTTAATTTTTAAATTTCTAAATTCAGCAAGAATTGCACAAAAATCGAAAGAAACAGCAATGCACTGAGAATTGCGTTAAGATAAAAGAAAGACATCTGAATTCTTTCCTCATCATGCTTTTCCCGAATGAGATAGTGCTCTAAAATTAGCAGAAGCGCAACGAATGGTAAGGCGAACCCGATTATTGGTTCGGTGGCAAAAGCTAAAACCAGCAATGAAAAAAAGATAGCATGATTTAGAATCGAAAGCCTTTTTGCAAATTTTACTCCAAAATGCCCACCTACAGAATGCAAACGCTCTTTTCGATCAAATTCAGCATCCTGGAGGGCATAGATCATGTCAAATCCAGCTTCCCAGAAAAGAAGCGCCAAAGAGAACAGCAGAACATTCTCAGGGATCATTATACTATCCTTCACGGCAATCCAGCCACCAAGCAATGCGAAGGCAACGCTAAGCCCAAGGAAGTAATGAGAAAAGCATGTGAACCTTTTCAGGTATGGATACACATAAGAGACAATTGCTGGAATGGGGGAGAGTATGAATGCGGTAAGGTTTATCAGATAAGCGGAGACGAAATAAACAATAAGACCAACCACTGCTATTGCATAAGCTTCTCTAAGACTGATCAGACCAGCAGGCAAATGTCTTTTTGCAGTCCTTGGATTTTTTGCATCGATTTCACGATCGATTATCCTGTTGCAGGCCATTGCAAATGTCCTTAGGCCAGTGAATGCAGTAAAGATTAAGAAAGCAACTCTAAGGGTTATTTCTCCCGCTAAAAGAGCTCCAGCATAGGCAATCGGGAGAGCAAATAGTGTGTGCTCGATCTTCACGAAATCTAAGTATAACTTTAGCTTCAACTTCCACCCCCTATAATGCTCATGACCTTCTCATGAAGCTCTCTAAGAACCTTTCTTCTGTCCTCCATCAATACAACATCTTCTTCTCCAAGCACGAATAGGTTAAAGGCGAATGGACTCGGATAAGGGGTTCTGATGATTCTGATCTCGATTTCCTTTCCTATCTTTGAAAGATAGTCAAGTGCATTTTGGATATCCATCGAATCTTCCATGATCTCCCGATATGTTTCTTTCAGCACTGGAAAGTCTGGGTAGTAACGCTTTAAAAAGTTAAGGATAGCATCAGCGTTTAGCTGTTGTTTCCATACGCTTTTCTCTCTGCCGAGATAGTTTCGCAAGATCATAAAACTTCTAACTGCCACATGCCTAAAGCGTCTCCGTAAAAGTTCAGTATGGTCGAGAGATCGAATTAAATGCTCTTCGAAATTTGGAATCATGAACAGCGACTCTAATTCAGCATCGTTCAGGAATTTATATGGCGGAAGAATTAAAGCAAAGCCATTGTCGTTTACTACCATTTGGACATTGCAGTTCTTCATCAAGCCAACCCGGTATGCAAAGACTCTTGAAATAGCACTATTCGCTCTTCTGCCGATGAGAGTGTGGAAAAAGTAGTAGTTCTTCTCCCCTTCGAATTTTTCTATTACAAGCTTTTTATCAGTTGGGATCTCACTGAAAAGCTTTTGCTCAACAAAGAATCTGTAGATGGCATTTGCGGATTTCTCGTCCAGGTTGTAATTCTCCATGAGCCATTCAATCGCATTCGAATCAATTCTTTTCTCAATCTCTCCCCTGAATTTCTGAATGCGCAAAGCAAGATCGTAGCTCAATGGTAGCTGTTCGCTAAACCAGCTTGGCACTGTTGGCTTCTCACCTTCGACTTCTTCAACAATTATGTTCATCCCCTTAGATTTTAGAAATCTGAAAGTCTTCCCCGCAAGCACAAAGATGTCGCCAGCAACGAGTCTTTCAGCAAAATCCTCTTCTACTTTGCCGACCATTTTTCCCTCCTTGGTTACCACCCCTATTGCAACTTCATCGGGAATCGTGCCCACGTTAAGATAATAAATCGGTCTTGCCATCTTTCCTCTTCTTCCAAAAGTTCCCTCATTTTCGTCGAACCATATCTTTGCGTAAACGTTCTTTCTTTCAAGCTCGGAAAACTCACCAGAGAGATATCGAAGCACCGATAAAAAGTCCTCTCTGCTGAGATTTCTATAAGGATATGCATTTCTAATCAGAGCAAGAGCCTCATCTACTGTCCACTTCTTTTCAATGGACATCCCGACCACGTGCTGACATAGCACATCCAGACAATTCTCTGGAATCTTTATTCTGTCGAGATTTCGATCCATGGCTTCCTTGGCGAGAACTGTGCACTCAACAAGGTCATCTGGATCAAGAACGATTATTCTGCCTACCGAGACTTCGTGAAGTCTGTGCCCACTTCTCCCGATTCGCTGAAGAGCTCTGTTTATGCTTTTAGGAGAACCGAGAAGGATCACCAAGTCAATATAGCCTATATCGATGCCAAGCTCAAGGCTTGTTGATGAAACAACGCATTTCAGCTTTCCTTCCTTAAGCTCATTCTCTACTTCAAGTCTGACTTCTTTTGAGAGAGAGCTGTGATGTGCCCTAATCGGTTCATTAAGCCTTTTCTTCAAGTAGTAAACCACTCTTTCGGTGGCACTTCTTGTGTTTGTGAAGATAAGGGTTGTCTTCGATTTTTTAACAAGTTCTGCGATGGTATCGTATAACCTTTCGTTGATTTCTTCCGCAGATAGATTGAAAAAGTCGCTCAAAGGAGAAACTACCTTTATATCTGTCTTTTTCTCAAAAGTCACATCTGCAACCACACAGTCACGCTCAACTCCGTATTCTCTGCCAACGAGAAATCTTGCAACCTCTTCAAGCGGCGCTATTGTTGCGGAAAGTCCTATTCTAACCATTTTTCCAAGCTGAATTCTCTGAAGTCTTTCAATTGAAAGCGAAAGGTGAACTCCACGTTTGTTCTCCGCCATTGCATGAATCTCGTCCACGATCAGGAACTTCACGTTTCTGAGAGCTTTGGAAAACTTTGGACTGCATAAAGTTATTGCAAGCGTTTCTGGGGTTGTTATTAGAATATGTGGCGGTTTTTTCATCTGTTTCTGCCTTTCTGTGGCATCAGTGTCTCCTGTTCTAACCGCTACTCTTATTTCCTGAAGCTCAATGCCCTTTTTTTCTGCAAGCTCATATATTTCTCTAAGAGGTTCTTCAAGGTTTTTTCTTATGTCGTTATTAAGGGCTTTTAAGGGGGAAACGTATACAACATGAACCTCGTCACTGAGCTCGCTTTTTTCAGCTTTTTGTAATAACATGCTTAATGAGGAAATGAACGCTGCAAGTGTTTTACCGCTCCCGGTGGGAGAAGTTATGAGGACATTTCTGCCAAGATGAGATTCAACGATCGCAAACCTTTGAGGGGGCGTGAATGAGCTAAATTTCGATAGAAACCACTCCCTAAGAAGGGGATGCATCACCGCAAGAATCTCTGAGTCGTTGTAGGGTTTGCCGTATATGATCATTCAGTTAATATTTGCGCGATTGCAGAAAAAACTATCCTCCACTTACTGGCGGAAATATTGCTATCAGATCTCTATCCGAAACCTCGAAGTCGAGATTACCACGGGCATTTTTTCCATTAACCATTATTTGAACGAATTCTTTCAGTTTCTGGTCTTCAAAGAAAACTTCTCTAAGTTTTGGAAACCTTTTTGTAAGGTTTTCCAGAATCTCCCTCAAATTTCTACCTTCAACTTCGATCTCGCTCACTCCCGCAAGTTCTCTAAATAAGGCAAAAAGCTTAACCTTTGCCATGGACGAACTCCTCCATCCTATCTAAAGCCTCTTTAAGCTTTTCGAATTTCACAGCAAAGGCTAACCTAACGTATCCTTCTCCACACTCTCCAAAGGCATTTCCGGGCACAACCGCAACTTTCTTACCAAATAACAACTTCTCAGCAAATTCTTCACTGCCCATATTGGTTAAGGAGATATTCGGAAATGCATAGAAGGTCCCTTCTGGCTTCTTTATTTCAAGAAATTCGCTTAACTTCTTGAAAACGTAGTTTCTTCTTCGCAAATACTCTGCTCTCGCTTTTTCCACTTCGTCAAGGCACTTTAGAGCCTCAATAGCCCCAATCTGAGAAGTTATTGGTGCACAGAGCATGCAG contains these protein-coding regions:
- a CDS encoding flavodoxin family protein, with protein sequence MKIVGIVGSPRTESNSEILVKKVLEGAKSKGAEVGIFKINELSINWCQGCFYCQVHGECQQKDDMQKIYEAIRSAEGLVIGTPIYMGHVTAQTKTFLDRLLATINVLRGESKLAGKKLVLVYTQGRGNDGEAVMKELGKRFSNFGMKLVGIVGGNGLNEAGTVREREDLLKSAYQLGLQLI
- a CDS encoding UbiA-like polyprenyltransferase, which gives rise to MKLKLYLDFVKIEHTLFALPIAYAGALLAGEITLRVAFLIFTAFTGLRTFAMACNRIIDREIDAKNPRTAKRHLPAGLISLREAYAIAVVGLIVYFVSAYLINLTAFILSPIPAIVSYVYPYLKRFTCFSHYFLGLSVAFALLGGWIAVKDSIMIPENVLLFSLALLFWEAGFDMIYALQDAEFDRKERLHSVGGHFGVKFAKRLSILNHAIFFSLLVLAFATEPIIGFALPFVALLLILEHYLIREKHDEERIQMSFFYLNAILSALLFLSIFVQFLLNLEI
- a CDS encoding ATP-dependent helicase, giving the protein MIIYGKPYNDSEILAVMHPLLREWFLSKFSSFTPPQRFAIVESHLGRNVLITSPTGSGKTLAAFISSLSMLLQKAEKSELSDEVHVVYVSPLKALNNDIRKNLEEPLREIYELAEKKGIELQEIRVAVRTGDTDATERQKQMKKPPHILITTPETLAITLCSPKFSKALRNVKFLIVDEIHAMAENKRGVHLSLSIERLQRIQLGKMVRIGLSATIAPLEEVARFLVGREYGVERDCVVADVTFEKKTDIKVVSPLSDFFNLSAEEINERLYDTIAELVKKSKTTLIFTNTRSATERVVYYLKKRLNEPIRAHHSSLSKEVRLEVENELKEGKLKCVVSSTSLELGIDIGYIDLVILLGSPKSINRALQRIGRSGHRLHEVSVGRIIVLDPDDLVECTVLAKEAMDRNLDRIKIPENCLDVLCQHVVGMSIEKKWTVDEALALIRNAYPYRNLSREDFLSVLRYLSGEFSELERKNVYAKIWFDENEGTFGRRGKMARPIYYLNVGTIPDEVAIGVVTKEGKMVGKVEEDFAERLVAGDIFVLAGKTFRFLKSKGMNIIVEEVEGEKPTVPSWFSEQLPLSYDLALRIQKFRGEIEKRIDSNAIEWLMENYNLDEKSANAIYRFFVEQKLFSEIPTDKKLVIEKFEGEKNYYFFHTLIGRRANSAISRVFAYRVGLMKNCNVQMVVNDNGFALILPPYKFLNDAELESLFMIPNFEEHLIRSLDHTELLRRRFRHVAVRSFMILRNYLGREKSVWKQQLNADAILNFLKRYYPDFPVLKETYREIMEDSMDIQNALDYLSKIGKEIEIRIIRTPYPSPFAFNLFVLGEEDVVLMEDRRKVLRELHEKVMSIIGGGS
- a CDS encoding ubiquitin-like small modifier protein 1, whose amino-acid sequence is MAKVKLFALFRELAGVSEIEVEGRNLREILENLTKRFPKLREVFFEDQKLKEFVQIMVNGKNARGNLDFEVSDRDLIAIFPPVSGG